In Vibrio sp. 10N, the following proteins share a genomic window:
- a CDS encoding aminotransferase-like domain-containing protein: MTIETITVFKQDPAPIYKQIADQIATKIEEGELKANSKLPTHRWLADKLGVTVGTITRAYAEVERRGLVEAKVGAGTYVTDSNKPSWVFEQSSVAQDEMNFGYNIPPLLDRSDMLKQAMQRISSSNSHLNQLMLYQPPAGLDAHRSIVANWLNDRGIKLAAHRMLFSSGAQHAIQMVLDTFTRAGDTVLVEKYTYPGVISLARQNQLTLKGVDMDEFGVTPESLEVCCQRYSPRFIYLTPTLQNPTTAIMPEERRRDILRICESYDVYVIEDEINGLLLEQAPAPMVNMAPERVIHIGAFSKCLAPGLRVGYLSAPEKLHQNLVMTLQNHSWMISPLLTALTCEMLTSGDAERNLTIIHNEMKTRIAVAVEALSEFDIRYQHGGFHIWLTLPEHWRLSDFVAQAAQQGVIVKSGELFAPPGGSIAPAVRLSLSSPQTIEQLQLGVDTLKALLLSNPVSEFTL; this comes from the coding sequence ATGACAATCGAGACAATTACCGTATTCAAGCAAGATCCCGCTCCGATCTACAAACAGATCGCCGATCAGATCGCCACCAAGATCGAAGAAGGTGAGCTTAAGGCAAACAGTAAACTGCCTACGCATCGCTGGTTGGCCGACAAGCTTGGGGTTACCGTCGGTACCATTACTCGAGCCTATGCAGAAGTAGAGCGTAGAGGATTGGTTGAAGCCAAAGTGGGAGCTGGCACTTACGTCACCGATAGCAATAAGCCGAGCTGGGTATTTGAACAAAGCAGCGTCGCACAAGATGAAATGAACTTTGGTTACAACATCCCACCGCTGCTTGATAGAAGTGATATGCTCAAGCAGGCCATGCAACGCATATCGAGCTCCAATTCCCACCTAAACCAGCTCATGCTCTACCAACCACCAGCGGGACTGGATGCACATCGCAGCATTGTCGCCAACTGGTTAAACGACAGAGGCATTAAGCTCGCTGCGCATCGGATGTTATTCAGCTCAGGTGCCCAACATGCGATTCAAATGGTGCTCGATACATTCACTCGCGCAGGCGATACGGTATTGGTTGAAAAATACACCTACCCTGGTGTGATCAGCTTGGCTCGTCAGAATCAGTTAACACTCAAAGGCGTGGATATGGACGAGTTTGGTGTTACGCCAGAGTCGCTAGAGGTGTGTTGCCAACGCTATTCACCGCGCTTTATCTACCTCACACCCACATTGCAAAACCCAACCACGGCCATCATGCCAGAAGAGCGCCGCCGCGACATTTTGCGAATTTGTGAGTCTTATGATGTCTACGTGATTGAAGATGAGATCAATGGCCTACTGCTGGAACAGGCACCTGCGCCTATGGTGAATATGGCTCCTGAACGTGTGATTCATATTGGCGCCTTTTCCAAGTGTCTTGCTCCGGGTCTACGAGTGGGCTATCTGAGCGCCCCAGAGAAACTGCACCAGAACTTGGTCATGACGCTGCAAAACCACAGTTGGATGATAAGCCCACTATTGACCGCCTTAACCTGTGAAATGCTCACATCCGGGGATGCCGAGCGCAACCTCACCATCATCCATAACGAAATGAAAACGCGCATCGCCGTTGCCGTTGAAGCTTTGAGCGAGTTTGATATTCGCTATCAACACGGTGGCTTTCATATTTGGCTTACCCTACCAGAACATTGGCGGCTGAGTGATTTTGTCGCCCAAGCCGCGCAGCAAGGGGTGATCGTTAAGTCTGGGGAGTTATTTGCCCCTCCTGGCGGTTCCATTGCTCCGGCCGTGCGTTTATCTCTGAGTTCGCCGCAAACGATCGAGCAGCTACAATTAGGCGTAGATACACTTAAAGCACTATTACTATCCAATCCCGTAAGTGAATTTACGTTATGA
- a CDS encoding hydrolase encodes MSSKHFIAAKGLANPHIQTLIPRFVRRKALFEPIWETMDTPDGDFVELAWSEEPHSQSAHGKPVFILFHGLEGCFHSPYANGLMHAFAQQGWLSVMMHFRGCGPNPNRLARAYHSGEIGDARQFIELLDHRYPNSKKVAVGISLGGNMLTNYLAHYGDDTKLNGATVISAPLDLAACARRIEQGFSKVYRSYLLSSMKKNALNKLHLLSEVLGLTEERIKNMKKLYEFDDLITAPLHGFKDADDYYQRCSGLPRLREITVPTRFIHAKDDPFMTHEVIPTFTLPCHINYQLLDRGGHVGFMTGSLRRPRFWLEESLPSYYRHFID; translated from the coding sequence ATGAGCAGCAAACACTTTATCGCCGCCAAAGGGCTAGCCAATCCACACATCCAGACGCTGATCCCACGCTTTGTGCGCCGCAAAGCGCTTTTTGAGCCGATATGGGAAACTATGGACACCCCAGATGGAGACTTTGTCGAGCTCGCGTGGAGTGAAGAACCACATAGTCAAAGTGCCCACGGCAAACCCGTGTTCATTCTGTTCCATGGTTTGGAGGGCTGCTTTCACAGTCCCTATGCCAACGGTCTGATGCACGCCTTTGCCCAGCAAGGCTGGCTGTCGGTCATGATGCATTTTCGCGGCTGTGGACCAAACCCAAATCGACTTGCCAGAGCTTACCATTCTGGTGAGATTGGTGACGCAAGACAGTTCATTGAGCTTTTGGATCATCGTTACCCAAACAGTAAAAAGGTTGCCGTAGGCATTTCCCTTGGTGGCAACATGCTGACCAACTATCTCGCTCACTATGGCGATGATACCAAGCTCAATGGCGCGACTGTCATCTCTGCGCCGCTCGACCTCGCAGCATGTGCTAGGCGCATTGAGCAAGGCTTCTCTAAGGTCTATCGCTCATACCTGCTCAGTTCGATGAAAAAGAACGCACTCAACAAACTTCATCTACTAAGCGAAGTACTCGGACTGACCGAAGAGCGCATTAAGAACATGAAAAAGCTTTACGAGTTCGATGATTTAATCACTGCCCCGCTGCACGGATTTAAAGATGCCGATGATTATTATCAGCGCTGCTCCGGGCTGCCTCGCCTTCGAGAAATCACGGTGCCGACCCGGTTTATTCATGCCAAGGATGACCCCTTCATGACACACGAGGTCATTCCAACCTTTACTCTTCCATGCCATATCAATTACCAACTGCTTGACCGAGGAGGTCATGTGGGGTTCATGACGGGCAGTTTGCGACGTCCGCGTTTTTGGTTAGAAGAGAGCCTACCAAGTTACTACCGGCACTTTATTGACTAG
- a CDS encoding YheU family protein has protein sequence MIIPWQQIDADTLDNLIKEFVLREGTDYGESEVSLDDKVRHVRSQLESGEAVIVFSELHETVDIKSRRSL, from the coding sequence ATGATCATCCCATGGCAGCAAATTGATGCAGACACACTGGATAACCTGATTAAAGAGTTCGTGCTGCGCGAAGGCACCGACTATGGTGAGTCGGAAGTGTCACTAGACGACAAAGTTCGCCATGTTCGCAGCCAGCTAGAAAGTGGCGAGGCCGTCATTGTCTTCTCCGAACTGCACGAAACCGTCGACATAAAATCTCGTCGCTCGCTGTAA
- a CDS encoding phosphoribulokinase, which produces MSAKHPIIAVTGSSGAGTTTTSEAFRKMFNMMSVKPAFIEGDSFHRFTRPEMDIEIRKAKEQGKHISYFGPQANDFPALEEFFRNYGQNGTGQFRRYLHTFDEAVPYNQMPGTFTPWQDLPENSDVLFYEGLHGGVVDGDVNAAQHVDLLIGMVPIVNLEWIQKFVRDTRDRGHSREAVTDSIVRSMDDYLSYITPQFSRTHINFQRVPTVDTSNPLNAKGIPSLDESFVVIRLRGIKNVDFPYLLAMIDGSFMSRHNTIVVPGGKMSFAMELIVRPILQQLIETGKIG; this is translated from the coding sequence ATGTCAGCAAAACACCCAATCATTGCTGTAACCGGCTCCTCTGGAGCTGGAACCACCACAACGTCAGAAGCATTTCGCAAGATGTTCAACATGATGAGCGTCAAGCCTGCATTTATTGAAGGTGATAGCTTTCACCGCTTTACTCGTCCAGAAATGGACATCGAGATCCGCAAAGCCAAAGAGCAAGGTAAACACATCAGCTACTTTGGCCCGCAAGCGAATGATTTCCCAGCCCTTGAAGAGTTTTTTCGCAACTATGGGCAAAACGGTACCGGACAGTTTCGTCGCTACTTGCACACCTTCGATGAGGCCGTGCCTTATAACCAAATGCCAGGCACCTTCACCCCATGGCAAGACCTGCCCGAAAATAGCGATGTGCTGTTTTACGAAGGCCTACACGGCGGAGTCGTCGACGGGGATGTGAATGCGGCGCAGCACGTTGACCTGCTCATCGGCATGGTGCCCATTGTTAACCTGGAGTGGATCCAAAAGTTCGTACGAGACACCCGCGATCGCGGTCACTCTCGAGAAGCGGTTACTGACTCAATCGTTCGCTCGATGGACGACTATTTAAGCTACATTACCCCACAATTTTCGCGCACCCATATTAACTTTCAGCGCGTTCCCACCGTGGACACCTCAAACCCGCTCAATGCTAAAGGCATTCCGAGTTTGGATGAGAGTTTTGTCGTGATCCGCTTGCGTGGTATCAAGAATGTCGACTTCCCGTACCTACTAGCGATGATTGATGGTTCGTTCATGTCGCGTCATAACACCATTGTCGTACCGGGCGGTAAGATGAGTTTTGCGATGGAGCTAATCGTCAGGCCAATACTTCAGCAACTTATAGAAACCGGGAAAATAGGTTAG
- the crp gene encoding cAMP-activated global transcriptional regulator CRP, producing the protein MVLGKPQTDPTLEWFLSHCHIHKYPSKSTLIHAGEKAETLYYIVKGSVAVLIKDEEGKEMILSYLNQGDFIGELGLFEEDQERTAWVRAKSPCEVAEISFKKFRQLIQVNPDILMRLSAQMASRLQVTSQKVGDLAFLDVTGRIAQTLLNLAKQPDAMTHPDGMQIKITRQEIGQIVGCSRETVGRILKMLEEQNLISAHGKTIVVYGTR; encoded by the coding sequence ATGGTTCTAGGTAAACCTCAAACCGACCCAACGTTAGAGTGGTTCCTTTCACACTGCCACATTCACAAGTACCCATCAAAGAGCACGCTTATTCACGCGGGCGAGAAAGCAGAAACGCTTTACTACATCGTCAAAGGCTCTGTAGCGGTACTGATTAAAGATGAAGAAGGCAAAGAGATGATCTTGTCTTACCTAAACCAAGGTGACTTCATCGGTGAACTTGGCTTGTTCGAAGAGGACCAAGAACGTACGGCATGGGTACGAGCAAAATCACCTTGTGAAGTTGCGGAAATCTCATTCAAGAAGTTCCGTCAGCTTATCCAAGTAAACCCAGACATTCTAATGCGCTTATCTGCTCAGATGGCAAGTCGTCTACAAGTGACTAGCCAAAAAGTAGGTGACCTAGCGTTCCTAGACGTAACGGGTCGTATTGCACAGACGCTACTAAACCTAGCGAAACAACCAGATGCAATGACTCACCCTGACGGCATGCAAATCAAGATCACTCGTCAAGAGATCGGCCAAATCGTAGGTTGTTCTCGTGAGACAGTAGGTCGTATTCTTAAGATGCTAGAAGAGCAGAACCTAATTTCTGCCCACGGTAAGACTATCGTGGTGTACGGTACTCGTTAA
- a CDS encoding DUF1338 domain-containing protein, which translates to MTVDALFGHLWQDYITRLCPSAHKVHDLLREDESLINDHIALRTFNVAPLGIDTLAKPFLDLGYEVSGHYDFESKKLTAIHLEHSNALLPKVFISELRVEECSQSLQDIVAKLVAQVDSAKLSSADFLYGGRLWDLSYQDFQTLAQESEYASWLAAHGYGANHFTVSVNQLDRFAEVVEVNQRLRDAGFAINESGGEVKGSPEVLLEQSSTMADKVSVAFTDGDQVIPGGFYEFAKRYQLADGSYYQGFVAASADKIFESTHQ; encoded by the coding sequence ATGACTGTTGACGCGTTATTTGGCCATTTGTGGCAAGACTACATTACTCGCTTATGTCCATCTGCTCACAAGGTTCATGACTTGCTGAGGGAAGATGAGTCGCTCATCAATGACCATATTGCACTGCGAACCTTTAATGTCGCGCCACTGGGTATCGACACGCTGGCTAAGCCGTTTCTAGATCTTGGTTACGAGGTGAGTGGTCATTACGACTTTGAATCCAAAAAGCTGACTGCGATTCACTTAGAACATAGCAATGCTCTGCTTCCTAAGGTGTTTATCAGCGAATTGCGAGTGGAAGAGTGCTCTCAGTCGCTACAAGATATCGTGGCTAAGCTAGTGGCGCAGGTGGACAGTGCTAAGCTATCTTCTGCTGACTTCTTATATGGTGGCCGCTTGTGGGATCTGAGCTATCAAGACTTCCAAACGCTGGCGCAAGAAAGCGAGTATGCTTCATGGCTTGCCGCTCACGGTTATGGTGCGAATCACTTTACAGTGAGTGTGAACCAGCTTGATCGTTTTGCCGAAGTGGTTGAGGTCAATCAGCGTCTTCGTGACGCTGGGTTTGCAATTAATGAATCGGGTGGCGAGGTAAAAGGCTCACCAGAGGTTCTTTTGGAGCAATCCTCAACGATGGCAGACAAAGTATCCGTGGCATTTACTGATGGTGACCAGGTGATTCCTGGTGGTTTCTATGAGTTTGCTAAGCGCTACCAGTTAGCCGATGGCAGTTACTATCAAGGCTTTGTCGCCGCATCGGCGGACAAAATTTTTGAGAGTACACATCAATAA
- the astD gene encoding succinylglutamate-semialdehyde dehydrogenase, which yields MSQQTQWISGNWVAGLGDAFQSLSPYDNNIIWEGQSATPEQVELAVSSARKAFVEWKKRPFAEREAIVLAFADKVKERSEEIAIAIAKETGKPLWETRTEAGAMAGKIAISIRAYHQRTGESQREAAGNQIVLRHRPLGVMAVFGPYNFPGHLPNGHIVPALLAGNTVVFKPSEQTPLVGEIAMKIWEEVGLPAGVINLVQGGKETGIALADSKGIDGVLFTGSANTGHILHRQFAGQPGKMLALEMGGNNPLVVSEAFGDVDAAVYTILQSAYISAGQRCTCARRLYVPFGEKGDQLVESLVSAIKKIRIDEPFAEPAPFMGPQISEQAADHIIAAQAELVKLGGKSLVEAKRLNAAFVTPALLDATDIAELPDEEYFGPLLQLVRYETLEQAVELANDTRFGLSAGLISERDEEWQYFTDHIRAGIVNRNRQLTGASGDAPFGGPGASGNLRPSAFYAADYCAYPMASMEGDNTILPATLSPGIEL from the coding sequence ATGTCTCAACAAACTCAATGGATCTCGGGCAACTGGGTAGCGGGTCTCGGTGACGCGTTTCAGTCACTGTCACCCTACGACAATAATATCATCTGGGAAGGCCAATCAGCGACGCCTGAGCAAGTCGAGCTGGCGGTATCTTCCGCTCGTAAAGCGTTTGTTGAGTGGAAAAAAAGACCGTTCGCGGAACGTGAGGCTATTGTGCTGGCGTTTGCCGACAAGGTTAAAGAGCGTAGTGAAGAGATCGCCATTGCGATTGCCAAAGAAACCGGTAAGCCGTTATGGGAGACCCGCACAGAAGCTGGCGCAATGGCAGGCAAGATTGCCATTTCGATTCGCGCCTACCACCAACGTACAGGTGAGAGCCAACGCGAAGCGGCTGGCAACCAAATTGTCCTCCGTCACAGGCCCCTTGGTGTTATGGCCGTGTTTGGTCCTTATAACTTCCCTGGCCACTTACCGAATGGTCATATCGTACCGGCCTTATTGGCAGGGAACACGGTCGTCTTTAAGCCTTCAGAGCAAACACCACTGGTGGGTGAAATCGCGATGAAGATTTGGGAAGAAGTGGGACTGCCTGCTGGTGTCATTAACCTGGTTCAAGGTGGTAAAGAAACCGGTATTGCTCTTGCTGATTCAAAGGGTATCGATGGCGTGTTGTTTACGGGTAGTGCTAACACAGGTCATATTCTTCATCGTCAATTTGCTGGTCAACCTGGCAAGATGCTGGCGCTTGAGATGGGTGGTAACAACCCACTTGTTGTCAGTGAAGCGTTTGGTGATGTGGATGCAGCGGTGTACACCATTTTGCAATCGGCCTACATCAGTGCTGGCCAGCGTTGTACCTGCGCACGACGCCTTTATGTGCCATTTGGTGAAAAAGGTGATCAATTAGTAGAAAGCTTAGTGTCAGCCATTAAGAAGATTCGCATTGATGAGCCGTTTGCAGAGCCTGCACCATTTATGGGACCACAGATCTCAGAGCAGGCCGCAGACCATATTATTGCAGCGCAAGCTGAACTGGTGAAACTCGGTGGTAAGAGCTTAGTAGAGGCGAAACGCCTCAATGCAGCGTTCGTAACGCCAGCACTGCTAGATGCGACAGACATCGCTGAGCTGCCTGATGAAGAGTACTTTGGACCGCTACTACAGCTGGTGCGCTACGAGACCCTTGAGCAAGCGGTAGAGCTGGCTAACGACACTCGATTTGGTTTGTCGGCAGGTCTTATCTCTGAGCGCGATGAAGAGTGGCAATATTTCACAGACCATATTCGTGCTGGCATTGTAAATCGCAATCGTCAGCTCACAGGTGCGAGTGGTGATGCGCCGTTTGGCGGACCGGGCGCCTCTGGCAACCTTCGCCCAAGTGCGTTCTACGCAGCAGATTACTGCGCTTACCCTATGGCATCAATGGAAGGCGACAATACCATTCTTCCTGCGACCTTGAGCCCTGGCATTGAACTATAA
- the astA gene encoding arginine N-succinyltransferase encodes MLVVRPITMSDYDALHTCAVESGHGFTSLPVNEELLTNRITHSEYSFAKHDVTAPTDEGYLMVGFDTETGEVAGTTGIEGAIGWDVPFYSYHISTVVHSSPKLNVNNVVKLLTFGNNYTGCSEICTLFLRPEFRGGLNGRLMSKCRFLMMAEHPERFSKTIFAEMRGVSDAEGNSPFWKWLQEHFFSIDFTMADYLTGIGKKGFIADLMPKLPIYINLLSKEAQAVIGQVHENTRPALKLLEREGFTCRNYVDIFDAGPTVECDLRNIQAVRDSFRAKVSVCEHTSSQDYLIANTSFEHFRATAAKAAFDAESGTVLLSPETADALNVADGDMVRMLAQ; translated from the coding sequence ATGCTTGTTGTTCGTCCTATCACTATGTCTGACTACGATGCGCTGCATACTTGCGCAGTAGAATCAGGCCACGGTTTTACTTCTCTTCCCGTTAATGAAGAGCTTCTGACAAACCGAATTACCCATTCAGAATACAGCTTTGCTAAGCATGATGTCACAGCGCCTACCGACGAAGGTTATTTGATGGTTGGCTTTGATACTGAAACCGGCGAAGTTGCAGGGACAACGGGTATTGAAGGTGCGATTGGTTGGGATGTTCCTTTCTACTCTTATCACATCAGTACCGTGGTGCATTCATCACCAAAACTCAACGTGAATAACGTGGTGAAGCTACTGACTTTTGGTAACAACTACACGGGATGCAGCGAAATCTGTACCTTGTTCTTGCGTCCGGAGTTTCGAGGTGGTCTGAATGGTCGCTTAATGTCGAAGTGCCGCTTCTTAATGATGGCAGAGCACCCAGAGCGCTTTTCAAAAACCATCTTTGCAGAAATGCGTGGTGTATCGGATGCGGAAGGTAACTCACCGTTTTGGAAGTGGCTGCAAGAACACTTCTTCTCTATTGATTTCACGATGGCCGATTATCTAACGGGGATCGGGAAAAAAGGCTTTATTGCCGACCTAATGCCGAAGCTACCTATTTACATCAACCTGCTGAGTAAAGAGGCGCAAGCGGTGATCGGCCAAGTGCATGAAAATACGCGCCCTGCATTAAAACTTCTTGAGAGAGAAGGGTTTACTTGTCGCAACTATGTCGACATTTTCGATGCAGGTCCAACGGTTGAGTGCGATCTTCGTAATATCCAAGCGGTGCGAGACTCATTCCGCGCCAAGGTATCGGTCTGTGAACACACCAGTTCACAAGACTACCTGATTGCTAATACTTCTTTCGAGCACTTCCGTGCGACGGCGGCTAAAGCGGCGTTTGACGCCGAGTCAGGCACCGTATTGCTGTCTCCAGAGACTGCGGATGCACTGAATGTTGCTGATGGCGATATGGTTCGCATGCTGGCTCAATAA
- a CDS encoding aspartate aminotransferase family protein, with protein sequence MTTEKAVTREWFDEVMVPCYNPMEMIPVKGEGARVWDQQGNEYIDFAGGIAVSCLGHCHPAMVNAVTEQANKIWHLSNVMTNEPALRLAKKLTEVSFAERVFFANSGAEANEAALKLARRWAADVHGTEKSEIIAFNQGFHGRTFFTVTVGGQAAYSDGFGPKPGDVTHIPYNDIAALEAQMSEKTCAVMMEPLQGEGGIVSPQPEFVQAVRELCDKYNALLIFDEVQTGNGRTGNFYAYQGLGITPDILSTAKSLGGGFPIGAMLTTEKLAAHMKVGTHGSTYGGNPLACAVAEAVVDVVSRKDVLEGVAEREAWFREGLEKINAKYGLFSEIRGKGLLLGAALNEEWQGRARDVLVAAGQQGLMVLVAGANVVRFTPSLVITQQEVEEGLAKLDKAIGTLV encoded by the coding sequence ATGACAACGGAAAAAGCGGTAACTCGTGAGTGGTTCGATGAGGTAATGGTACCTTGTTATAACCCGATGGAGATGATTCCAGTTAAGGGCGAGGGTGCACGTGTTTGGGATCAGCAAGGTAACGAGTATATCGACTTTGCTGGTGGTATTGCGGTGAGCTGTCTAGGCCATTGCCACCCTGCTATGGTGAATGCGGTTACTGAGCAAGCCAACAAAATTTGGCACTTAAGTAATGTAATGACCAATGAGCCTGCGCTGCGTCTGGCGAAAAAACTCACCGAAGTGAGCTTTGCGGAGCGAGTGTTCTTTGCCAACTCGGGTGCGGAAGCGAATGAAGCGGCATTGAAGCTTGCGCGTCGCTGGGCAGCGGACGTGCATGGCACTGAAAAGTCAGAAATCATTGCCTTTAACCAAGGCTTCCACGGCCGTACGTTCTTTACCGTGACAGTGGGTGGTCAAGCGGCCTACTCTGACGGCTTTGGTCCTAAGCCAGGTGATGTGACGCACATTCCTTACAATGATATCGCGGCGCTTGAAGCGCAAATGTCTGAAAAAACCTGTGCAGTCATGATGGAACCGCTACAAGGTGAAGGCGGTATTGTTTCTCCACAACCTGAATTTGTTCAAGCCGTTCGTGAGCTTTGTGATAAATACAATGCGCTGCTTATCTTTGATGAAGTGCAAACCGGTAACGGCCGTACTGGTAACTTCTACGCTTACCAAGGCCTTGGTATAACGCCAGATATCTTAAGTACAGCAAAATCACTAGGTGGCGGTTTCCCTATTGGTGCCATGTTAACGACAGAAAAACTGGCCGCTCACATGAAGGTGGGAACCCATGGTTCTACTTATGGCGGTAACCCGTTAGCGTGTGCAGTGGCAGAAGCCGTAGTCGACGTAGTATCTCGCAAAGATGTGCTAGAAGGCGTTGCTGAGCGTGAAGCTTGGTTCCGTGAAGGTCTTGAGAAGATCAACGCGAAATACGGTCTATTCAGTGAAATTCGCGGCAAAGGCTTGCTACTTGGCGCAGCACTTAACGAAGAGTGGCAAGGCCGCGCTCGTGACGTATTAGTTGCTGCAGGCCAACAAGGCTTGATGGTGCTGGTTGCCGGTGCCAATGTGGTGCGTTTCACGCCATCACTGGTTATCACTCAACAAGAAGTTGAAGAAGGATTAGCTAAACTAGACAAAGCCATTGGTACGCTAGTTTAA
- a CDS encoding aminodeoxychorismate/anthranilate synthase component II, with translation MLLIIDNYDSFTFNLFQYFSELGTEVKVVRNDEIDIAGIEALNPSHLVISPGPCTPNEAGISLEVIKHFAGKLPLLGVCLGHQAIAQVFGGEVVRARQVMHGKTSPIRHTNQSVFTGLNNPLTVTRYHSLIVARDSLPDCFEVTAWTELENGAFDEIMGYRHKTLNIHAVQFHPESIKTEQGHELLRNFLLQK, from the coding sequence ATGCTACTCATCATCGACAACTACGATTCCTTTACCTTCAACCTGTTTCAGTATTTTTCTGAATTGGGCACAGAGGTCAAAGTCGTGCGTAACGATGAGATTGATATTGCAGGCATTGAGGCGTTAAACCCTTCTCACTTGGTCATTTCCCCCGGCCCTTGTACACCTAATGAAGCAGGGATCTCGCTCGAGGTGATCAAACACTTTGCTGGTAAATTGCCACTGCTTGGCGTTTGTTTGGGTCATCAGGCGATTGCCCAGGTGTTTGGTGGTGAAGTGGTACGCGCAAGACAGGTCATGCATGGTAAGACGTCACCGATTCGTCACACCAACCAGAGTGTGTTCACTGGGCTCAACAATCCCTTGACTGTGACTCGCTATCACTCGCTTATTGTGGCTCGCGACAGTTTGCCGGACTGCTTTGAAGTCACCGCATGGACTGAGCTTGAGAATGGCGCGTTTGACGAAATCATGGGGTATCGTCACAAGACCCTCAACATTCACGCCGTCCAATTCCACCCAGAATCCATCAAGACTGAGCAAGGGCACGAGCTTTTGCGTAACTTCCTGTTGCAGAAATAG